A single Anopheles arabiensis isolate DONGOLA chromosome 2, AaraD3, whole genome shotgun sequence DNA region contains:
- the LOC120893962 gene encoding E3 ubiquitin-protein transferase MAEA produces MAEIRAMEHPTLKVPYEILNKRFRIAQKTLDRELSQIQNVASELEKGLTEGSDSTEISRLLGGVVERLQVLKRKAEESISEELSAGFVCKRRLEHLKQNVNPPVDATTLELQAAATNQWKKIRLDRMIVEHFLRLGYYDTAERLAERSGIRDLTNLDIFQVTREVERDLVNRCTVKCIAWCNDNKSKLKKINSTIEFQLRVQEFVELIRDDKRLLAVRHAQKYFPAFEHEQLKEIRQCMALLAFPVSTEIEPYKTLFDPQRWHDLVLHFRLENYRLFQLPAQSVLSVAVQAGISALKTPQCYSHTSKNMNCPVCQENVNEIAENLPFSHCAQSRLICRITGKPLNEHNLPMMLPNGQIFGQQAIEQMRRENDVLVCPKTNETFRSPKIEKVFVM; encoded by the exons ATGGCCGAAATCCGTGCAATGGAACATCCTACCCTGAAG GTACCgtatgaaattttgaacaaaCGCTTCCGAATCGCTCAAAAGACTTTGGATCGCGAATTGAGCCAGATACAGAATGTGGCGTCCGAGCTGGAGAAGGGACTGACGGAGGGATCCGACAGTACGGAAATTTCGCGTCTTCTGGGCGGGGTAGTCGAACGGCTGCAGGTGCTGAAGCGCAAGGCCGAAGAAAGTATCTCCGAGGAGCTGTCGGCCGGATTCGTCTGCAAACGGCGGCTGGAGCATCTGAAGCAGAACGTCAATCCGCCAGTCGATGCCACCACGCTGGAACTGCAGGCAGCTGCCACGAACCAGTGGAAGAAGATCCGGCTGGACCGCATGATCGTGGAGCATTTCCTGCGCCTGGGATACTACGACACCGCGGAACGATTGGCTGAGCGCAGCGGAATCCGCGATCTGACCAACCTGGACATCTTCCAGGTGACACGCGAGGTGGAGCGCGATCTGGTGAACCGTTGTACGGTGAAGTGCATCGCCTGGTGCAATGACAACAAGTCGAAGCTGAAGAAGATAAACTCCACGATCGAGTTCCAGCTGCGCGTGCAAGAGTTCGTCGAGCTGATCCGCGACGATAAGCGACTGCTGGCGGTGCGCCATGCACAGAAGTACTTCCCGGCGTTTGAgcacgagcagctgaaggagaTACGCCAGTGTATGGCACTGCTGGCCTTCCCGGTGAGCACGGAGATCGAACCGTACAAGACGCTGTTCGATCCGCAGCGCTGGCACGATCTAGTGCTACACTTCCGGCTGGAAAACTATCGGCTGTTTCAGCTGCCGGCCCAGTCGGTACTGAGTGTGGCCGTACAGGCGGGCATTTCAGCACTGAAAACGCCCCAATGCTATTCGCACACATCCAAAAACATGAACTGCCCGGTATGCCAGGAGAATGTGAACGAGATAGCGGAGAATTTGCCGTTCTCGCACTGTGCCCAGAGTCGGCTGATTTGCAG AATTACTGGCAAACCGTTGAACGAACACAACCTGCCGATGATGCTGCCAAATGGACAGATCTTTGGTCAGCAAGCGATCGAGCAGATGCGTCGCGAGAACGACGTACTTGTCTGccccaaaacaaacgaaacgttCCGTTCGCCAAAGATTGAAAAGGTGTTCGTGATGTAG
- the LOC120897353 gene encoding ER membrane protein complex subunit 6 gives MSTTRVKTRETKTGEIIAYSDTAIRNNASAVEYCRTSMAALSGSTAGVLGLTGVLGFLFYVLAVLCLWQMLLLKSGSNWQKYFISRKSLLTHGFLSGLCTYVLFWTFLYGMVHVY, from the exons ATGTCAACTACACGCGTGAAAACTAGGGAAACCAAAACCGGAGAAATTATTGCATACAGTGATACCGCAATACGGAACAATGCATCTGCAGTGGAATACTGTCGAACCTCGATGGCTGCATTGTCGGGCAGCACCGCAG GTGTGCTTGGACTGACCGGTGTGCTAGGGTTTCTCTTCTACGTGCTAGCAGTCCTTTGCCTCTGGCAGATGCTGCTACTGAAATCCGGCTCCAATTGGCAGAAGTATTTCATCAGCCGGAAAAGCCTGCTTACCCATGGTTTTCTGAGCGGCCTATGCACCTACGTGCTGTTCTGGACGTTCTTGTACGGTATGGTGCACGTGTATTGA
- the LOC120893963 gene encoding LOW QUALITY PROTEIN: protein glass-like (The sequence of the model RefSeq protein was modified relative to this genomic sequence to represent the inferred CDS: inserted 1 base in 1 codon; deleted 1 base in 1 codon), with protein MVHTEEHSNAFTLEFNQIHEGGAMYISCGSTDSTPMEPETGYVPNNPLFGMPLDSPQECPSSCGGSGCSSCQENTASLPLAGLHGSDFSDCGNCLDHSGVLSSQSNLGSYWSEDMSTFPGLPPLDIDPLPSLFPFSPCGASYNRPERPTHDVADVLLSLKHAVLKQSPDPPPIGQGQSXYHPQASLSYTVHPQMLLSPASHHGHGSHAHYNQMPSQTGGPYSTNYYDSSCAQHSAPPMYPSMSVNVSMNMTMHGYGAEASVPMQCSQMQWGAQNAASSVNVLYPPLLSPVPYPPGTTYSFTADFRPQSQPPPPPPSGGSLSPLAHDSSRSSSTMTPRNRFCRKRKRNISNSTSNSNKRFSNSSNSSSSSISNSSSSSISITNMHTMLTIIPSSTNSSSSSIIITTTITTHSRVRRPYRPTPTAHHLKSTTPPDFGTVVDHQSTPPTTTTSAAAVAVAAASAVGFAAALKMKAESRVLGLGFADTVDQRTAAIGEDDEEEDGSGSGSDGAAGGDSKPNLCRLCGKTYARPSTLKTHLRTHSGERPYRCPDCNKSFSQAANLTAHVRTHTGQKPFRCPICDRRFSQSSSVTTHMRTHSGERPYRCRACKKAFSDSSTLTKHLRIHSGEKPYQCKLCLLRFSQSGNLNRHMRVHGNNGQALIT; from the exons ATGGTTCACACGGAAGAGCACAGTAACGCGTTCACTCTGG AGTTCAATCAAATACACGAAGGTGGAGCCATGTATATATCATGTGGGAGTACGGATAGTACTCCCATGGAGCCGGAAACGGGCTATGTCCCGAACAATCCCCTCTTCGGGATGCCCCTCGACAGTCCACAG GAATGTCCATCGTCCTGTGGTGGTAGTGGCTGTTCCAGCTGTCAGGAGAACACAGCATCGTTGCCCCTTGCGGGATTGCACGGATCGGATTTCAGCGACTGCGGAAACTGTCTCGACCACAGCGGTGTACTGAG CTCACAAAGCAACCTTGGCAGCTACTGGAGCGAGGACATGAGCACATTTCCCGGCCTGCCTCCGCTGGACATCGATCCACTACCGAGcttgtttcccttttctccCTGTGGTGCTTCCTACAA TAGACCGGAGCGACCGACGCATGACGTTGCGGACGTGTTGCTGTCGCTGAAGCACGCCGTTCTGAAGCAGAGCCCAGACCCGCCACCGATCGGTCAGGGGCAGA TTTACCACCCGCAGGCCTCCCTCTCGTACACCGTCCATCCGCAGATGCTGCTGTCGCCGGCCAGTCACCATGGGCACGGATCGCATGCGCACTACAACCAGATGCCATCGCAGACGGGTGGCCCCTACAGCACCAACTATTACGACTCGTCCTGCGCACAACACTCCGCTCCCCCGATGTATCCCAGCATGAGCGTCAACGTCAGCATGAACATGACAATGCACGGGTACGGTGCGGAAGCGTCCGTCCCCATGCAGTGCTCCCAGATGCAGTGGGGAGCGCAGAATGCCGCCTCGTCCGTGAACGTGCTCTATCCGCCACTGCTCAGCCCGGTGCCGTACCCTCCCGGCACGACCTACTCTTTTACTGCGGACTTTCGCCCGCAAAGTCAGCCTCCCCCTCCGCCTCCCTCCGGAGGCTCGCTGTCTCCGCTGGCGCACGATTCGTCACGCAGCTCTTCCACAATGACT CCCAGAAACAGGTTCTGCCGCAAGCGCAAGCGCAACATCtccaacagcaccagcaacagcaacaaacgcttcagcaacagcagcaacagcagcagcagcagcatcagcaacagcagctccagcagcatcAGTATTACCAACATGCACACCATGCTCACCATCATccccagcagcaccaacagcagcagcagcagcatcatcatcaccaccaccatcaccactcaCAGTCGGGTTCGGCGGCCGTATCGCCCAACGCCGACTGCACACCACCTAAAGAGCACCACCCCGCCCGACTTTGGCACCGTCGTGGACCATCAGTCCACGCCgccaacaaccaccacctcGGCTGCGGCAGTTGCTGTGGCGGCGGCATCCGCCGTGGGATTCGCGGCCGCCCTCAAGATGAAGGCCGAAAGCCGTGTGCTTGGTCTGGGCTTTGCGGACACCGTAGACCAGCGGACAGCGGCCATTGGCGAGGACGACGAAGAGGAGGacggcagtggcagtggcagtgaCGGTGCGGCAGGCGGTGACAGCAAGCCAAATCTCTGCCGACTCTGCGGCAAGACGTACGCAAGGCCCAGCACGCTCAAGACGCACCTGCGCACACACTCGGGCGAACGGCCGTACCGTTGCCCGGACTGCAACAAGAGCTTCTCGCAGGCGGCCAACCTGACCGCACACGTCCGCACGCACACGGGCCAGAAACCGTTCCGGTGTCCCATTTGTGATAGGCGCTTCTCACAAAGCTCCAGTGTTACGACGCACATGCGAACGCACTCTGGCGAACGGCCGTACCGGTGCCGGGCGTGCAAGAAGGCGTTCTCGGACAGTTCCACGCTGACGAAGCATCTGAGGATACACAGCGGCGAAAAACCGTACCAATGCAAACTTTGTCTACTAAG ATTTTCACAATCCGGCAACCTGAACCGTCATATGCGCGTTCACGGCAACAACGGGCAAGCGCTGATTACTTGA